In the genome of Asterias amurensis chromosome 16, ASM3211899v1, one region contains:
- the LOC139948694 gene encoding calaxin-like isoform X1 yields the protein MAPGLHFTKEETESLINMFRSLGKVNPARPDKLERTQVREQLHVKFGVTDDLILDRIVRVFDTDSDNYVSQSEWLHGLSIFLRGTIEEKKQFCFKVYDLNDDGFITKEEVFNLLKNSMAKLQTEEDPDEGIKDLVDITIKKMDLDKDNKIGPDDFSSIVSVDPLYLEHFGACLPEQENVNEFLRLSAEYPPHRDRYY from the exons ATGGCGCCTGGGCTGCACT TTACCAAAGAGGAAACGGAGTCCCTTATTAACATGTTCAGGAGCCTTGGAAAAGTCAATCCAGCAAGACCAGACAAATTAGAACGAACCCAGGTTCGAGAGCAACTTCATGTTAAGTTTGGAGTGACAGACGACCTCATTCTGGATAGAA TTGTGAGAGTTTTTGACACAGACAGTGACAACTATGTGAGTCAGTCAGAATGGCTTCATGGTCTCTCGATATTTCTACGAGGAACTATAGAAGAAAAGAAGCAAT TCTGCTTCAAGGTTTACGATTTAAACGATGACGGCTTTATCACAAAAGAAGAAGTGTTTAACTTGCTGAAGAACAGCATGGCTAAGCTGCAGACAGAGGAAGATCCTGATGAAGGCATCAAGGACCTGGTTGATATAACCATCAAGAAAATG GATTTGGACAAAGACAACAAGATCGGCCCTGATGATTTTTCTTCGATTGTCTCCGTGGATCCGTTGTACTTGGAGCATTTTGGTGCCTGCCTACCAGAACAAGAG AATGTAAATGAGTTCCTGAGGTTGTCTGCTGAGTATCCACCCCACAGAGACAGATATTACTAG
- the LOC139948694 gene encoding calaxin-like isoform X2 has product MAPGLHFTKEETESLINMFRSLGKVNPARPDKLERTQVREQLHVKFGVTDDLILDRIVRVFDTDSDNYVSQSEWLHGLSIFLRGTIEEKKQFCFKVYDLNDDGFITKEEVFNLLKNSMAKLQTEEDPDEGIKDLVDITIKKMDLDKDNKIGPDDFSSIVSVDPLYLEHFGACLPEQEFIESFLATHCRKPVTGN; this is encoded by the exons ATGGCGCCTGGGCTGCACT TTACCAAAGAGGAAACGGAGTCCCTTATTAACATGTTCAGGAGCCTTGGAAAAGTCAATCCAGCAAGACCAGACAAATTAGAACGAACCCAGGTTCGAGAGCAACTTCATGTTAAGTTTGGAGTGACAGACGACCTCATTCTGGATAGAA TTGTGAGAGTTTTTGACACAGACAGTGACAACTATGTGAGTCAGTCAGAATGGCTTCATGGTCTCTCGATATTTCTACGAGGAACTATAGAAGAAAAGAAGCAAT TCTGCTTCAAGGTTTACGATTTAAACGATGACGGCTTTATCACAAAAGAAGAAGTGTTTAACTTGCTGAAGAACAGCATGGCTAAGCTGCAGACAGAGGAAGATCCTGATGAAGGCATCAAGGACCTGGTTGATATAACCATCAAGAAAATG GATTTGGACAAAGACAACAAGATCGGCCCTGATGATTTTTCTTCGATTGTCTCCGTGGATCCGTTGTACTTGGAGCATTTTGGTGCCTGCCTACCAGAACAAGAG